One Saprospiraceae bacterium DNA window includes the following coding sequences:
- a CDS encoding prolyl oligopeptidase family serine peptidase, with protein MLPRYLLALSLFFLFPFVKAQKPALAIGAEKPPFSLDELQRRHFLYFWELAHKTTFQIPDRYPRDDFSSIAATGFGLSTYLVGAERGWITRTQAAERVLNTLRFLKNLPQGPEASGTAGYRGWFYHFLNNDDALRYKNVELSSIDTGLLMAGVLSCMSYFDQNNPTEKEIRALADFLYRRVEFDWYLNEHHRMSMGWFPERGFLAAEWRGYNEAMILVVMALGSPTHPIPAAGWDAWCQSYYRTDFKGQDMVNFGPHFGHQYSHVWIDFKGIQDPYMKKAGFDYFENSRRATLANRQHCIDNPLKFKGYGENIWGLTAGDGPDAEMEHEGKRIFCPGYSARGVAIDYLDDDGTIAPTAALASMPFAPEVVLPTAEAMWNRWPVGPYGFFDGYNETFTALAKSPNAQAGYPFWVDRDQLGIDQGPIVLMIENYRSGLLWNLMKKNPYIVQGLKRAGFTGGWLDKVDFPKLAKGITWADGEKAKPNPDVPVDNNSFFKRLDYKDAAGNKLPYQLAEPANPKKGEQYPLVIFLHGSGERGVDNSSQMKNAVHAFVEKEMRQKHPCYLLVPQCPPNERWAGSSRDPKLVFDEKNPTVPGRMVIELLEKTLQEHPDIDRNRVYITGLSMGGFGTFDALMRRPDLFAAGMPLCGGGDASQVERIKNIPLWVFHGRLDEAVQPKFSWEMAEALKKVGGKMQYTEYSTLGHNVWDVTYYNPAVLEWLFSQKK; from the coding sequence ATGCTCCCTCGCTATTTGCTGGCATTGAGCCTTTTCTTTCTATTTCCTTTCGTAAAAGCACAAAAACCCGCTCTCGCCATCGGCGCGGAAAAACCGCCCTTTTCCCTCGACGAGCTCCAGCGCCGCCACTTCCTTTATTTCTGGGAACTGGCGCACAAGACGACTTTTCAAATCCCCGACCGCTACCCCCGCGACGATTTTTCGAGCATCGCCGCCACAGGATTTGGCCTTTCCACCTACCTCGTCGGCGCGGAAAGAGGCTGGATTACCCGCACACAAGCGGCAGAGCGAGTCTTGAACACCCTTCGTTTTTTGAAAAATTTGCCGCAAGGCCCCGAAGCCTCCGGCACGGCTGGTTATCGCGGTTGGTTCTATCATTTTCTCAACAACGACGACGCGCTTCGTTACAAAAATGTCGAACTCTCCAGTATTGACACGGGCTTGCTCATGGCGGGCGTGCTCTCGTGCATGAGTTATTTCGACCAAAATAACCCCACCGAAAAAGAAATCCGCGCTCTTGCCGACTTCCTCTATCGCCGCGTCGAGTTCGACTGGTACCTCAACGAGCACCACCGCATGAGCATGGGCTGGTTTCCCGAACGCGGCTTCCTCGCCGCCGAATGGCGCGGCTACAACGAGGCCATGATACTCGTTGTCATGGCGCTCGGCTCACCCACTCACCCCATTCCCGCCGCTGGCTGGGACGCTTGGTGCCAATCATACTACCGCACCGACTTCAAAGGCCAGGACATGGTGAATTTCGGCCCACATTTCGGCCACCAGTACAGCCATGTTTGGATAGACTTTAAAGGGATTCAAGACCCATACATGAAAAAAGCGGGTTTCGATTATTTTGAAAACTCCCGCCGCGCCACCCTCGCCAATCGCCAGCACTGCATTGACAATCCCCTCAAATTCAAAGGCTACGGCGAAAATATCTGGGGACTCACGGCTGGCGACGGCCCCGACGCCGAAATGGAACACGAGGGAAAACGCATCTTTTGCCCCGGCTACAGCGCGCGCGGCGTGGCGATTGACTACCTCGACGACGACGGCACCATCGCCCCCACGGCCGCGCTCGCGTCCATGCCTTTCGCGCCCGAAGTGGTGCTGCCCACCGCCGAGGCGATGTGGAATCGCTGGCCGGTCGGCCCCTATGGCTTTTTCGACGGCTACAACGAAACGTTCACCGCTCTCGCCAAGTCGCCGAACGCCCAAGCGGGCTATCCGTTCTGGGTGGACCGCGACCAACTCGGCATTGACCAAGGCCCCATTGTGCTCATGATTGAGAACTACCGCAGCGGCCTGCTTTGGAATTTGATGAAAAAAAACCCCTACATCGTGCAGGGGCTGAAACGGGCGGGATTCACCGGCGGCTGGCTCGACAAAGTTGATTTCCCAAAACTTGCCAAAGGCATTACTTGGGCCGATGGTGAAAAAGCCAAACCCAACCCCGACGTTCCCGTTGACAATAACAGCTTTTTCAAAAGACTGGATTACAAAGACGCGGCGGGGAATAAACTGCCTTATCAGTTGGCAGAACCAGCGAATCCGAAAAAAGGAGAGCAATATCCTTTAGTCATTTTCCTGCACGGCTCCGGCGAGCGCGGTGTGGACAACTCCTCCCAAATGAAAAACGCTGTCCATGCTTTTGTGGAAAAAGAGATGCGCCAAAAACACCCTTGCTACCTGCTCGTGCCGCAATGCCCGCCCAACGAACGCTGGGCTGGCTCCTCCCGCGACCCGAAACTTGTTTTTGATGAAAAAAATCCGACCGTGCCGGGGCGTATGGTCATCGAGTTGCTCGAAAAAACTTTGCAGGAACACCCAGACATTGACCGCAATCGCGTGTATATCACGGGTTTGAGCATGGGCGGCTTCGGAACGTTCGACGCTTTGATGCGCCGCCCCGATTTGTTCGCAGCAGGTATGCCGCTTTGTGGTGGCGGCGATGCTTCGCAAGTCGAGCGTATCAAAAACATCCCGCTTTGGGTGTTTCACGGGCGCTTGGACGAGGCGGTTCAACCAAAATTTTCTTGGGAAATGGCGGAGGCGTTGAAAAAAGTCGGCGGCAAGATGCAGTACACGGAATATTCGACTCTGGGGCACAACGTGTGGGACGTGACGTACTACAACCCGGCGGTGCTGGAGTGGCTTTTTAGTCAAAAAAAGTAG
- a CDS encoding Uma2 family endonuclease — translation MKDEVLTTSRPMTVEEYIEFEERSEIRHEFINGNLIPMPGTTVDHNDICFNLKAALKQILKNLRVQTENVKAQFGAENDYTYPDVIVTSDPRDADNQYIIQHPSVIFEVMSKSSRIYDSTDKFILYKNIASLQNYILVDSEKIFVEVRVKLENGDWEASTYLQSDERFPIPALGVTLELSDVYEGVSFMVDKG, via the coding sequence ATGAAGGACGAAGTTTTGACTACCAGCCGCCCGATGACCGTCGAGGAATATATCGAGTTCGAGGAACGCTCTGAAATCCGCCACGAGTTTATCAACGGAAACCTGATACCCATGCCCGGCACAACAGTTGACCACAACGATATTTGTTTCAATCTCAAAGCAGCGTTGAAACAAATCCTCAAAAACTTGCGCGTCCAGACGGAGAACGTCAAAGCGCAATTTGGTGCTGAAAATGATTACACCTACCCCGATGTCATCGTAACTTCCGACCCGCGTGATGCCGACAACCAGTACATCATCCAACATCCTTCCGTCATCTTCGAAGTCATGTCCAAAAGCTCGCGGATTTATGACTCTACTGACAAATTCATTCTTTACAAAAACATCGCCTCGCTCCAAAACTACATCCTCGTGGACTCTGAAAAAATCTTCGTCGAGGTGCGCGTCAAGTTGGAAAACGGCGATTGGGAAGCGTCCACTTACCTGCAATCCGACGAGCGTTTCCCGATTCCGGCTTTGGGGGTGACGTTGGAGTTGTCGGATGTTTACGAGGGGGTTAGTTTTATGGTTGATAAAGGTTGA
- a CDS encoding Uma2 family endonuclease, which produces MKDEVLTTSRPMTVEEYIEFEERSEIRHEFINGNLIPMPGTTLFHNDICINLVILLRSLLSKADFKIQQENVKVQISSEKDYTYPDVIVTGDKRDFKQRYLIQYPSVIFEVMSKSSRIEDAADKFIRYKNIASLQNYILVDSEKIFVEVRVKLENGEWEASTYLQSDERFSIPALGVTLELSAVYEGVSFL; this is translated from the coding sequence ATGAAGGACGAAGTTTTGACTACCAGCCGCCCGATGACCGTCGAGGAGTATATCGAGTTCGAGGAACGCTCCGAAATCCGCCACGAATTCATCAACGGAAACCTGATACCTATGCCCGGCACTACCCTATTCCACAATGACATTTGTATCAATCTCGTCATACTGCTTCGTTCGCTGCTGTCAAAAGCAGATTTCAAAATCCAACAGGAAAACGTGAAAGTCCAAATCTCATCTGAGAAGGATTACACTTATCCTGATGTAATAGTGACTGGCGACAAGCGCGATTTCAAGCAACGCTACCTTATTCAGTACCCCTCCGTTATCTTCGAAGTCATGTCCAAAAGCTCCCGCATCGAAGATGCCGCCGACAAATTCATCCGCTACAAGAACATCGCCTCGCTCCAAAATTACATCCTCGTGGACTCTGAAAAAATCTTCGTCGAGGTGCGCGTCAAGTTGGAAAACGGCGAATGGGAAGCGTCCACTTACCTGCAATCCGACGAGCGTTTTTCGATTCCGGCTTTGGGGGTGACGTTGGAGTTATCAGCTGTTTATGAGGGGGTTAGTTTCCTTTGA
- a CDS encoding glycoside hydrolase family 3 C-terminal domain-containing protein, which yields MRKLAYLLFFINLLYLNTIQAQIYRPSSANEQRVSDLLAAMTLDEKIGQLTLYTTDWGSTGPTIREGYKNDIRSGACGNLFNSHTVGFVRELQKVAVEETRLKIPLLFGFDVIHGYKTIFPIPLGEAASWDLEAIEKSARVSSTEAAAAGLNWTFAPMVDISRDPRWGRVMEGAGEDPCLGSRIAEARVRGIQGKKIGDTDALLACVKHFAGYGAPIAGRDYNTVDMSERYFREFYLPPYEAAVRAGAATVMTSFNDYDGVPATGNKYLLTDILRKEWGFRGFVVTDYTSINEMVNHGVAADDKAAGELALNAGVDMDMQGAVYQRFLKKSVQEGKVKMADIDEAVRRILRLKFELGLFEDPYKFCDETRQTTTLLSLEHRAAARDVSRKSIVLLKNQNNVLPLNKSQKIALIGPLADNKSELIGNWNGAGNANDCVSLQEGIANLRLANLAFARGCEMEGTDKSGFDEALRIAQTADVVVVAVGEKAMMSGEAASRADITLPGVQEDLVLELVKTGKPVIVVLMNGRPLAIPKIAESAAAILETWWLGTEAGNAIADVLFGDYNPSGKLPMTFPRSVGQVPIFYNEKSTGRPFDPNSKWTSKYIDEENAPLFPFGFGLSYTTFSYSEPKVDKAVFKKGENLQITVSVKNSGSRAGEEVVQLYVRDLVGSVTRPVKELKGFQKIMLKAGESREVKFTLTERDLSFWRGDMTFGTEAGEFDIMVGGDSADFKKARVRMTD from the coding sequence ATGAGAAAACTCGCGTACCTCCTTTTTTTCATAAACCTGCTGTACCTCAACACAATACAGGCTCAAATCTACCGCCCGTCGTCTGCCAACGAACAGCGCGTCAGCGACCTGCTCGCGGCCATGACGCTGGACGAAAAAATCGGCCAGCTCACCCTCTACACCACCGACTGGGGCAGCACTGGGCCGACGATTCGCGAAGGCTACAAAAACGACATACGTTCCGGCGCTTGCGGCAACCTGTTCAACAGCCACACCGTCGGCTTCGTGCGCGAGCTGCAAAAAGTCGCCGTCGAAGAAACCCGGCTGAAAATCCCCTTGCTCTTTGGATTCGACGTGATTCACGGCTACAAAACCATTTTCCCGATTCCCCTCGGCGAGGCCGCGAGTTGGGATCTGGAAGCCATCGAAAAATCCGCCCGCGTCTCCTCCACCGAAGCCGCCGCCGCTGGCCTCAATTGGACTTTCGCCCCCATGGTGGACATCTCGCGCGACCCGCGTTGGGGCCGCGTGATGGAAGGCGCCGGTGAAGACCCCTGCCTCGGCAGCCGCATCGCCGAAGCGCGGGTGCGCGGCATTCAGGGCAAAAAAATCGGCGACACCGATGCCTTACTCGCCTGCGTGAAACACTTTGCCGGCTACGGCGCGCCCATCGCCGGGCGCGACTACAACACGGTGGACATGAGCGAACGCTACTTCCGCGAGTTTTACCTGCCGCCCTACGAGGCCGCCGTTCGGGCGGGCGCGGCGACGGTGATGACCTCTTTCAACGACTACGACGGCGTGCCCGCCACAGGAAACAAATACTTGCTCACCGACATCCTGCGCAAAGAGTGGGGATTCAGGGGCTTCGTCGTCACCGACTACACCTCCATCAACGAAATGGTCAATCACGGCGTGGCCGCCGACGATAAAGCAGCTGGCGAACTTGCGCTCAACGCAGGCGTGGACATGGATATGCAAGGCGCGGTCTATCAGCGTTTTTTGAAAAAATCCGTGCAAGAAGGCAAGGTCAAAATGGCTGACATTGACGAAGCCGTGAGAAGAATTTTAAGGCTGAAATTTGAATTGGGCTTGTTTGAAGACCCCTACAAATTCTGCGACGAGACCCGCCAAACGACCACCCTGCTCAGCCTCGAACACCGCGCCGCCGCCCGCGACGTGTCGCGCAAGAGCATCGTTTTGTTGAAAAATCAAAACAATGTTTTACCGCTGAACAAGAGTCAAAAAATAGCCCTCATCGGCCCGCTGGCCGACAACAAAAGCGAACTCATCGGCAACTGGAACGGCGCGGGCAACGCGAATGATTGCGTGAGTTTGCAAGAAGGTATCGCTAACCTTCGGTTGGCGAACCTCGCTTTTGCGCGTGGCTGCGAAATGGAAGGCACGGACAAATCCGGCTTCGACGAAGCCTTGCGCATCGCGCAAACCGCTGACGTGGTGGTGGTCGCAGTCGGCGAAAAAGCCATGATGAGCGGCGAAGCCGCGTCGCGCGCCGACATCACCTTGCCCGGAGTACAGGAAGATTTGGTGCTGGAACTCGTGAAAACCGGCAAACCCGTCATCGTCGTTTTGATGAACGGCAGGCCGCTCGCCATCCCGAAAATCGCCGAAAGCGCCGCCGCCATTTTAGAGACTTGGTGGCTCGGCACCGAAGCGGGCAACGCCATCGCCGACGTGCTGTTCGGCGACTACAATCCTTCTGGCAAATTGCCGATGACTTTCCCGCGCTCGGTCGGTCAAGTCCCCATTTTTTACAACGAAAAAAGCACAGGGCGGCCTTTCGACCCGAACTCAAAATGGACGAGCAAGTACATTGACGAGGAAAACGCACCGCTTTTCCCCTTCGGTTTTGGCCTCAGTTACACGACGTTTAGTTACAGCGAGCCGAAGGTTGACAAAGCCGTTTTCAAGAAAGGAGAAAATTTACAAATCACCGTGAGCGTGAAAAACTCGGGAAGCCGCGCAGGGGAAGAAGTCGTGCAACTTTATGTGCGCGACCTCGTCGGCTCGGTCACGCGGCCTGTGAAAGAGTTGAAAGGTTTCCAAAAAATCATGTTGAAAGCGGGAGAATCGCGGGAAGTGAAATTCACGCTGACGGAGCGCGATTTGAGTTTTTGGCGGGGCGACATGACCTTCGGCACGGAGGCGGGCGAGTTCGACATCATGGTGGGCGGCGATTCGGCGGATTTCAAAAAGGCGCGGGTGCGGATGACGGATTAG
- a CDS encoding Uma2 family endonuclease, whose product MTTTLEKTLTVREFLELDIFEPGYFYELINGEIVKRVSPDTDHQNASSNLLRIFFRHVPEKMVGRIFHAPYDVYLDEENFVQPDIIFVSAAKAHIIQRGGIEGTPDLLVEILSPGTYKIDRGDKLKIYQRLGVSEYWIVDPRSRTIEVHVLKDGVYDLAFLGEEGGEVESVVLAGLKIKVAEVFA is encoded by the coding sequence ATGACGACCACGCTGGAAAAAACGCTCACCGTCCGCGAGTTTCTGGAACTGGACATTTTTGAGCCGGGCTATTTCTATGAACTTATCAATGGCGAAATCGTGAAAAGAGTATCTCCCGACACTGACCACCAAAATGCCTCTTCTAACCTGCTGCGAATTTTTTTCCGCCACGTTCCTGAAAAAATGGTGGGGAGAATATTCCACGCCCCCTACGATGTCTATCTCGACGAAGAAAACTTCGTTCAGCCCGACATCATTTTTGTCTCTGCTGCAAAAGCGCACATTATTCAAAGGGGGGGTATCGAGGGCACTCCCGATTTGCTCGTTGAAATCCTCTCGCCCGGCACTTACAAAATTGACCGGGGCGACAAACTCAAAATCTATCAAAGGCTTGGGGTGTCGGAATACTGGATTGTGGACCCGCGCAGCCGCACCATCGAAGTTCATGTCTTAAAAGACGGGGTTTACGATTTGGCTTTTTTGGGCGAGGAAGGCGGCGAGGTGGAGTCAGTGGTGCTGGCGGGCTTGAAAATCAAGGTGGCCGAGGTATTCGCCTAA